GCATCGGGGCAGGGATGAGCATGTGCACAGCCACGCCAGTCTTGGCCGTCTCGTCGCGCCAGCTTGCCGCCATGCGCATCTGAGCGGCTTTGGTCAGCCCGTAGGCGCCATGGAACTTGTCGGCTTGTTCCGGGTCGTCGAACAGCACCGCTTGACCAGTTTCGGCAGCCTTGAGCAGCGGTGTGGTGTTCAGGATCAATCGCGCGGTGGCGCGGATGTTCGTCGCCAGTGTTTTGTCCAGATCCTTGGCGTCCACATGCTCCATCGGGGCAAGGGGCGGCACATGGATCGCCGCATGCACCAACAGGTCCACATGGCCCCAACGGTCATGGATGGAATGACAAATCTGCGCCATCGCG
Above is a window of Litoreibacter janthinus DNA encoding:
- a CDS encoding SDR family NAD(P)-dependent oxidoreductase — protein: MTDQTQKIALVTGASRGLGAAMAEALAGRGYHVIALARTVGGLEELDDRIKAAGGSATLVPVDINDDDAMAQICHSIHDRWGHVDLLVHAAIHVPPLAPMEHVDAKDLDKTLATNIRATARLILNTTPLLKAAETGQAVLFDDPEQADKFHGAYGLTKAAQMRMAASWRDETAKTGVAVHMLIPAPMPTATRGRFYPGEDRSKLADCHAEAARLLDQLSL